The region AAACATTCGTAGGCAAAAAAAAATATTTTTTTATGCTTAGATAACTGCTACTTTCGCAGCAACTTTTCCTTTTCTTCCTTCTTCTTCTTCATAGCTAACTCTGTCACCTTCGCGCAATTCTTCCGCGTTGATTCCTGAAGCGTGAACAAAAATGTCTTTTCCTGTTTCTTCGTCTGTAATGAATCCGTAACCTTTAGACTCATTGAAAAATTTAACTGTACCTGTACGCATTGTAATAGTAATAATAATTTATAATGAGGCAAATGTAATCTTTAATATAATACGAACGCTAAAATTCTAATATTTTTTTGCAAAAATATTGATATTCAGTGATTTCGTCCTTTAGATGCTAGCTAGTTTTATGTGTAACTCTTTTAATTGCGAAGCATCAATTGTTGAAGGGGCGTCTATCATAACATCTCTTCCAGAGTTGTTTTTTGGAAAGGCTATGAAATCACGAATGGTTTCTTGGCCTCCTAAAATTGCTACTAAACGGTCTAATCCAAATGCCAATCCTCCGTGTGGTGGAGCTCCAAATTGGAAGGCATCCATCAAGAACCCGAATTGTGCTTTGGCTTCTTCTTCGGTAAATCCTAAGTATTTAAACATTAATTGTTGAGTTTCCTTATCGTGGATACGAATTGAACCTCCTCCAATTTCATTACCATTCAAAACCATATCATAGGCATTAGCACGAACTTTTCCTGGATTGGTTTCCAATAAGTGCATGTCCTCTGGCTTTGGAGAGGTAAACGGATGGTGCATGGCGTGGTAGCGACCGCTTTCTTCGTCAAACTCTAATAAAGGGAAGTCAACAACCCAAAGCGGAGCAAATTCTTCCGGTTTGCGCAAACCTAAACGAGTTGCTAATTCCATACGCAAAGCACTTAATTGAGCACGTGTTTTATCTGCCGGACCGGAAAGAACGAAAATCATGTCACCTGCTTTTGCTGCGGTTGTTTTTGCCCAATTGGATAAATCATCTTGATCGTAAAATTTGTCAACAGAAGATTTGTAGGTGCCGTCTTCATTGCATTTCACATAAACCATTCCTGATGCGCCAATTTGAGGACGCTTAACCCAGTCAATTAAAGCGTCAATTTCTTTGCGGGTATAATTTCCGACTCCCGGAACCGCAATCCCGACAACTAGTTCGGCGGCATTGAATACCGGGAATTCTTTATGTTGCGCAAATTCGTTTAATTCGCCAAATTCCATCCCGAAACGAATATCCGGTTTGTCATTTCCATAGGTTTTCATGGCGTAATCGTAGGTAATTCTAGGGAATTTATCTACGTCTACTCCTTTTATTTCTTTTAGTAAATGTCTTGTCAGTCCTTCAAAAACATTTAGAATGTCTTCTTGTTCTACAAATGCCATTTCGCAATCGATCTGTGTAAACTCAGGTTGACGGTCAGCACGTAAATCTTCATCGCGGAAACATTTTACGATTTGGAAATATTTATCCATTCCGCCCACCATCAATAATTGTTTGAAAGTTTGCGGCGATTGCGGTAAAGCATAAAACTGACCTTCGTTCATACGGCTTGGTACAACGAAATCTCTTGCTCCCTCCGGAGTCGATTTGATTAAGTATGGGGTTTCCACTTCGCAGAAATCCAAGTCTGAAAGATATTTTCGAACTTCCATTGCCACTTTGTGACGGAAAAGCAAGCTGTTTTTTACCGGATTTCTTCTGATGTCCAAGTAACGGTATTTCATTCGAATGTCTTCGCCACCGTCAGTTTCATCTTCTATAGTGAAAGGAGGTGTCAAAGCGCTGTTCAATATGTTTAGTTCAGTAACTAAAATCTCGATTTCACCTGTTGGGATGTTTTTGTTTTTGGCTTCACGCTCGATAACGGTTCCTTTTACTTGGATAACAAATTCGCGTCCAAGTGTTTTGGCTAATTCAAAAACGGATTTGTCCGTACGGCCTTCGTCAAAAATAAGTTGAGTGATTCCGTAACGATCTCTTAAATCTACCCAATTCATAAAACCTTTATCTCTGGATTTCTGAACCCAACCGGCTAGAGTAACCTCAGTATTAATATGTGAAGCGTTAAGTTCTCCACAGTTATGACTTCTATACATTATCAAAATTTTAGGATACAAAAGTAGCGACAAAAATTAAATTAATCCCGAAAAGAGGCAAACTTCAATAAATTAATTTTTTGTTAATTTTTAATTTCACTTCAGATTAATCAATTAGATTTGGTTGAAAATATTAAACTATAACCATATGAAAAAATTACTTTTTATCGCCTTAGCGCTTGTGAGTGCTGTTAATGTGATAGGACAAACCAAGGCCACCTTGTCTTTTAAAGCTGAAATTGCCAATAGGAATACTGATGCTATTAGCTTTCTGGATAGAAATAATGGAAAGGAAGTAAAAAAGATTTTAGTTGGAAAAGATGGGATTTTTAAAGATTCTTTTTCTGTAGAAGAAGGTTTCTATATGTTGTTTGATGGTAAGGAATACACTCAATTATTTCTTAAAAATGGTTATGATTTAAAGCTTAAAATGGATGCTCAAAAATTTGATGAGTCAATTGTGTATTCCGGAAAAGGAGCTGTTGAGAATAATTTTTTGGCACAAAACGCAATTGAAGATTCAAAATACGATTATGATTCGCTTTTAGCTTCAAATGAAGAAGGTTTTGCTAAACTTATCGGGGAGAAAAAAACGGCTGATTTGTTGAAATTAAACAACAATAAATTAGATCCAAAATTTGTGGAATTGCAAAAGACAAGTGTAGAAAGATCTTTGGAAGGATTGACTAAATACCATCAAAAAGGTTTGGAGACAAATAAGATGAACGGTACACAATCTCCTTCTTTTGAGTATGATAACTATAAAGGCGGAAAAACAAAATTAGAAGATTTTAGAGGGAAATATGTTTACATAGATGTTTGGGCTACTTGGTGCGGTCCTTGTCGTACTGAAATTCCGTTTTTAAAGAAAATGGAAGAGAAATATCATGGTAAAAACATTGTTTTTTTAAGTATGTCTATTGATAAATTGAAAGACATTGAAAAATGGAAAACAATGATCAAAGAAAAAGAATTAGGAGGCGTGCAGGTTTTTGCAGATAATGATTGGAATTCTCAGTTTGTAAAAGACTTTAATATTACAGGAATTCCTAGATTTATTTTGATAGATCCAAACGGAAAAATCGTTAAGGCTGATGCGCCAAGACCTTCTAGTCCAAGGATTCAAGTAGAATTGGATGCTCTTTTGAACTAGTTTATATAGTAGTACTATATCAAAAACACCAATGTGAAAGCATTGGTGTTTTTTTGTGTTTTCTTGATAAGGTTATTGTTCGCAAAAGAGGCAGACTCTTCATCTTGTCTTTTTTATTGTGAAAAAAAATATGATTTGTGTTTGTTTTTTGTTGTTTTTGTATGGAATGTGAAATTTAAAAAGGGATTTTTTTAATAAAATACACCAGTACCTACCAGTTTTTTGTAACTTGGCCAAAAAAAAAGAGGTTCATGAAAATTATTTCAATTCAAAATAATTTGGGTTTGCCAAAATATAGGCAAATAGTTTTATCAATTGAAAAAGCAATTGAAAAAGGGATATTAGCAAAAGGGGAGCGGCTACCCTCCATAAACAAAGTCTGTTTAGAATTTTCTTTGTCACGTGATACTGTCTTGCAAGCCTACGAAGAATTAAAGAAAAGAGGAATTATTTATGCTATTCTTGGAAAAGGATATTACATAAAGAGCACTGAAGTGACCATCAAGCAAAAAATATTTTTATTGTTTGATGAATTAAATATTTTCAAGGAAGACATCTATAATTCTTTTTTAAAAAGTATTGGTAATGATGTTCAGGTCGACATTTTCTTTCATCATTTCAATAATGAAATGTTTCGAAAGTTGATCAATGAAAGCAACGGAAATTATACTAAATATATTATAATGCCTACAAATTTGTCAGGTGCAGTTATGGCGATAAAAAGCTTGCCGGCGAAGGAAGTATTTATATTGGATCAAACTAATCCCGACCTAAAATCCTATCCTGCCATCTATCAAAATCATAAAAAAGACATTTATGATGCCTTGTTGAAAGGGAAGTCTAAATTGGATAAATTCAAAAAGTTAATTATTATTTTTCCCGGTTTTAGAGAACCATTAGGGATGAAAGAGGGTTTTGAAAACTTTTGTAAGGACTTTTTATTTGAGCACGAGGTAATCACAAAGTTTGATAATCGTGAGATTGAAGTGGGTGAAACTTACATT is a window of Flavobacterium acetivorans DNA encoding:
- a CDS encoding cold-shock protein, translated to MRTGTVKFFNESKGYGFITDEETGKDIFVHASGINAEELREGDRVSYEEEEGRKGKVAAKVAVI
- the aspS gene encoding aspartate--tRNA ligase — translated: MYRSHNCGELNASHINTEVTLAGWVQKSRDKGFMNWVDLRDRYGITQLIFDEGRTDKSVFELAKTLGREFVIQVKGTVIEREAKNKNIPTGEIEILVTELNILNSALTPPFTIEDETDGGEDIRMKYRYLDIRRNPVKNSLLFRHKVAMEVRKYLSDLDFCEVETPYLIKSTPEGARDFVVPSRMNEGQFYALPQSPQTFKQLLMVGGMDKYFQIVKCFRDEDLRADRQPEFTQIDCEMAFVEQEDILNVFEGLTRHLLKEIKGVDVDKFPRITYDYAMKTYGNDKPDIRFGMEFGELNEFAQHKEFPVFNAAELVVGIAVPGVGNYTRKEIDALIDWVKRPQIGASGMVYVKCNEDGTYKSSVDKFYDQDDLSNWAKTTAAKAGDMIFVLSGPADKTRAQLSALRMELATRLGLRKPEEFAPLWVVDFPLLEFDEESGRYHAMHHPFTSPKPEDMHLLETNPGKVRANAYDMVLNGNEIGGGSIRIHDKETQQLMFKYLGFTEEEAKAQFGFLMDAFQFGAPPHGGLAFGLDRLVAILGGQETIRDFIAFPKNNSGRDVMIDAPSTIDASQLKELHIKLASI
- a CDS encoding TlpA family protein disulfide reductase, which translates into the protein MKKLLFIALALVSAVNVIGQTKATLSFKAEIANRNTDAISFLDRNNGKEVKKILVGKDGIFKDSFSVEEGFYMLFDGKEYTQLFLKNGYDLKLKMDAQKFDESIVYSGKGAVENNFLAQNAIEDSKYDYDSLLASNEEGFAKLIGEKKTADLLKLNNNKLDPKFVELQKTSVERSLEGLTKYHQKGLETNKMNGTQSPSFEYDNYKGGKTKLEDFRGKYVYIDVWATWCGPCRTEIPFLKKMEEKYHGKNIVFLSMSIDKLKDIEKWKTMIKEKELGGVQVFADNDWNSQFVKDFNITGIPRFILIDPNGKIVKADAPRPSSPRIQVELDALLN
- a CDS encoding GntR family transcriptional regulator, yielding MKIISIQNNLGLPKYRQIVLSIEKAIEKGILAKGERLPSINKVCLEFSLSRDTVLQAYEELKKRGIIYAILGKGYYIKSTEVTIKQKIFLLFDELNIFKEDIYNSFLKSIGNDVQVDIFFHHFNNEMFRKLINESNGNYTKYIIMPTNLSGAVMAIKSLPAKEVFILDQTNPDLKSYPAIYQNHKKDIYDALLKGKSKLDKFKKLIIIFPGFREPLGMKEGFENFCKDFLFEHEVITKFDNREIEVGETYIIPNDRDLVAVIEKSKLQNLKLGSDYGIISYNETALKKVVENGITTISTDFEAMGEILAQMVLKGKKEQIENKCSLIIRNSL